The following coding sequences lie in one Myxococcus xanthus genomic window:
- a CDS encoding patatin-like phospholipase family protein, producing MPKNLLRACAVVLLATTSTAQAQAVPLAPSEAEDSSTPANPVSADAPPDAPAALPEAEPGEVPASAVTEDVPAVSPEVPPIPPDGDAFAKDTALVPEGTPFLPPHIEDPARARALAEETERSAPALVVSGGISLGAYQAGFISTLVRFWSVAQREGEQADLGNPAPRVWTGASAGAVNALLGGLASCDTAFAQPTWSPEQSLFWTVWIDQLDLGRLLPEERNEPPQGTHLFSEPHMQDTLQLILKKAQTTRFKEDCTFAYGITVTNLRGREVPFGDGGPDAQFKLKRVTEKLVVQVMTQGEGKLTARLPFMEGAVSASFPHIGVKPKELAYYPALGAQPTGDGGHEVSLSNLLLTPQASGAFPLAFPPVPVEVSFFNQTQWGPLESLKLIDGGVLNNNPVDLAVRLGSRWVERGTSRETTLNRERFPVVYLDQDAVGWDWASPPERPERSRSPLDEAYFQYLGNVLNAARDSAVLNTLEHDINLSGRIQIPRRTSVLPSEFQFAMMGFFDRRFREHDFYRGMQDAIRFLSTQLTSTRAVDLLVPRAGKERLRDRELRVLKVLGIDSLGFRCVVGNDCTTTPQLGRLRQATDALTKKAEAGQLQKGQVDDLLSVLGDVGYQYSEGVMEGIEATGTREDLIPVRQRVGTAFHSLVTQQRGNLKIPLRPAGAAFLDEWLTYSKPHHVWTLSAMRQRGVGVGVELPFLASEQGRDDYAYSRNEWRFGAVLSGLGVRDMDQLVPNDTRIRWASLGLYIDCVSDMDGFSGAIPFLDLGPYVRWRAGLGVSAGYLSKPNEWALTVPEARLGVDLAEMVGVRLTMPVYLLKKTEGERRLIRGTPKYFKELGLGVEFLLTRW from the coding sequence ATGCCAAAGAACCTTCTTCGTGCCTGTGCCGTGGTCCTGCTCGCAACCACCAGCACCGCGCAGGCGCAAGCCGTCCCACTGGCCCCATCCGAGGCCGAGGACTCCTCCACACCCGCCAACCCCGTGTCGGCGGACGCCCCACCTGATGCGCCAGCGGCGCTGCCCGAAGCCGAACCGGGCGAAGTGCCGGCCAGCGCTGTCACTGAAGACGTTCCGGCGGTGAGCCCCGAGGTGCCGCCCATTCCGCCGGATGGTGACGCCTTCGCGAAGGACACCGCGCTCGTCCCCGAGGGGACGCCGTTCCTGCCACCGCACATCGAAGACCCCGCGCGGGCCCGCGCCCTGGCCGAGGAGACGGAGCGCAGCGCGCCGGCCCTGGTCGTCAGCGGCGGCATCAGCCTGGGCGCGTATCAGGCGGGGTTCATCTCCACACTGGTCCGGTTCTGGAGCGTCGCGCAGCGAGAAGGCGAGCAGGCGGACCTGGGCAACCCCGCGCCGCGTGTGTGGACGGGCGCCTCGGCGGGGGCGGTGAACGCGCTGCTCGGGGGACTGGCTTCGTGTGACACGGCGTTCGCCCAGCCCACGTGGTCTCCGGAGCAGAGCCTCTTCTGGACTGTGTGGATCGACCAGCTCGACCTGGGGCGGCTGCTCCCCGAAGAGCGGAATGAGCCACCTCAGGGCACGCATCTCTTCAGCGAGCCCCACATGCAGGACACCCTGCAGCTCATCCTGAAGAAGGCCCAGACGACCCGCTTCAAGGAGGACTGCACCTTCGCCTACGGCATCACCGTGACGAACCTGCGAGGGCGCGAAGTTCCCTTCGGCGACGGCGGACCCGACGCCCAGTTCAAGCTGAAGCGCGTGACGGAGAAGCTGGTCGTCCAGGTAATGACGCAGGGCGAAGGGAAGCTCACCGCCCGGCTGCCCTTCATGGAGGGCGCGGTGAGCGCGTCGTTCCCCCACATCGGAGTGAAGCCCAAGGAGCTCGCGTACTACCCGGCGCTGGGCGCCCAACCGACGGGCGACGGCGGACATGAGGTGTCCCTGTCGAACCTGCTGCTTACCCCGCAGGCCTCCGGGGCCTTTCCGCTCGCGTTCCCCCCTGTTCCCGTCGAGGTCTCCTTCTTCAACCAGACGCAATGGGGGCCCCTGGAGTCCCTCAAGCTCATTGACGGCGGCGTGCTCAACAACAACCCCGTGGACCTGGCGGTGCGGCTCGGCTCGCGGTGGGTGGAGCGCGGAACCTCGCGGGAGACGACGCTCAATCGTGAGCGCTTCCCCGTCGTCTACCTGGACCAGGACGCGGTCGGCTGGGACTGGGCGTCACCGCCGGAACGGCCGGAGCGCTCCCGCAGCCCCTTGGACGAGGCCTACTTCCAGTACCTGGGCAACGTGCTGAACGCCGCGCGCGACAGCGCCGTGCTCAACACGCTGGAGCACGACATCAATCTGTCGGGCCGCATCCAGATTCCTCGCCGCACGTCCGTGCTCCCGTCGGAGTTCCAGTTCGCGATGATGGGCTTCTTCGACCGGCGCTTCCGCGAGCACGACTTCTACCGGGGCATGCAGGACGCCATCCGCTTCCTGTCCACTCAGCTCACCTCGACGCGCGCCGTCGACCTGCTGGTGCCTCGCGCTGGCAAGGAGCGTCTGAGGGATCGTGAGCTCCGCGTGCTGAAGGTCCTGGGCATCGACTCGCTCGGCTTCCGCTGCGTCGTGGGCAATGACTGCACGACGACGCCGCAATTGGGGCGGCTGCGCCAGGCCACCGATGCCCTGACGAAGAAGGCGGAAGCGGGACAGCTTCAGAAGGGACAGGTCGACGACCTGCTCTCCGTGCTGGGCGACGTGGGCTACCAGTACAGCGAAGGCGTCATGGAGGGGATTGAAGCCACGGGGACCCGAGAGGACCTCATCCCGGTCCGCCAACGCGTGGGCACCGCCTTCCACAGCCTCGTCACGCAGCAGCGGGGCAATCTCAAGATTCCGCTCCGTCCCGCGGGCGCCGCGTTCCTGGACGAGTGGCTGACGTATTCGAAGCCGCACCATGTCTGGACGCTCAGCGCCATGCGCCAGCGCGGTGTGGGCGTGGGCGTGGAGCTTCCGTTCCTGGCGTCCGAGCAGGGACGCGACGACTACGCCTACAGCCGCAATGAGTGGCGCTTCGGCGCCGTGCTGTCCGGGCTGGGCGTGCGGGACATGGACCAGCTCGTGCCCAACGACACCCGCATCCGCTGGGCCTCGCTGGGCCTCTACATCGACTGCGTCTCCGACATGGACGGCTTCTCCGGCGCGATTCCGTTCCTCGACCTGGGGCCGTACGTCCGGTGGCGCGCCGGACTGGGCGTGTCCGCGGGCTACCTCAGCAAGCCCAACGAATGGGCGCTGACGGTTCCGGAGGCCCGCCTGGGCGTGGACCTGGCGGAGATGGTGGGCGTGCGGCTCACGATGCCGGTCTACCTCCTCAAGAAGACGGAGGGAGAGCGGCGGCTCATCAGAGGGACGCCCAAGTACTTCAAGGAGCTGGGCCTGGGCGTCGAGTTCCTCCTCACCCGGTGGTGA
- a CDS encoding DedA family protein, with protein sequence MQELLTNLLGDSQGFFAYATVFGILVACGLGVPLPEDISLILGGFLAHKGAANLSVMMVVGFAGILVGDSLIYLAGRRLGGRLGREGGGGFFARIVTPEKRAKVEGLFVKHGQKIVCIARFMPGVRAVTYFTAGSVGMSYWRFIFWDGLAALLSAPVFIWLGFHFGGELDTMISKFKEGQFAVMGVLAAAAIGYFVWRRRQAAQRAQAAAIVEPVVVPALVHESVAAPLRPQVSSTGDALFVAAPEQAAADSSHELQKS encoded by the coding sequence GTGCAAGAACTTCTCACCAACCTCCTCGGCGACTCGCAGGGCTTCTTCGCCTATGCCACCGTGTTCGGCATCCTGGTGGCCTGCGGGCTGGGTGTTCCTCTTCCGGAGGACATCTCCCTCATCCTCGGGGGTTTCCTGGCCCACAAGGGGGCCGCCAACCTGTCGGTGATGATGGTGGTCGGCTTCGCGGGCATTCTCGTTGGCGACAGCCTCATCTACCTCGCCGGCCGCCGGCTGGGGGGGAGGCTGGGACGTGAAGGCGGCGGTGGCTTCTTCGCCCGCATTGTCACACCCGAGAAACGCGCGAAGGTGGAAGGGCTCTTCGTCAAGCACGGGCAGAAGATCGTCTGCATCGCCCGCTTCATGCCGGGCGTGCGCGCCGTGACGTACTTCACCGCGGGCTCCGTGGGCATGTCCTACTGGCGCTTCATCTTCTGGGATGGCCTGGCGGCGCTGCTGTCCGCGCCCGTGTTCATCTGGCTCGGCTTCCACTTCGGTGGCGAGCTGGACACGATGATCTCCAAGTTCAAGGAAGGGCAGTTCGCCGTGATGGGCGTGCTGGCCGCGGCAGCCATCGGCTACTTCGTGTGGCGCCGCCGGCAGGCCGCGCAGCGCGCCCAGGCCGCCGCCATCGTGGAGCCCGTGGTGGTTCCCGCGCTGGTCCACGAGTCGGTGGCCGCGCCGCTGCGTCCCCAGGTGTCCAGCACGGGCGACGCCCTGTTCGTCGCGGCACCGGAGCAGGCCGCCGCCGACAGCTCGCACGAGCTGCAGAAGTCGTAG